A section of the Rhizobium sp. BG4 genome encodes:
- the mutS gene encoding DNA mismatch repair protein MutS, whose product MNDRMDPRHEAFSAAELATEESRASATPMMEQFIEIKANNPDSLLFYRMGDFYELFFEDALDASRALGITLTKRGQHMGQDIPMCGVPVHAADDYLQRLIGLGFRVAVCEQVEDPAEAKKRGSKSVVKRDVIRLVTPGTITEEKLLSPSESNYLMALTRIRGASEPLMALAWIDISTGVFRVAETESSRLLADILRIEPRELIVPDTMFYDPELKPVFDVLGRVAVPQPGVLFDSATAEGRITRYFGVSTLDGFGTFSRAELAAAAAAIAYVEKTQIAERPPLGKPERESGASTLFIDPATRANLELAKTLSGDRNGALLKAIDRTITGGGARLLAERLMSPLTDPARINERLDSIGFLIEEPSLCGDLRDALKHVPDMPRALSRLALDRGGPRDLWAIRQGLGAAAELARRLSDALLPGELDAAAAELQALPPTLERMLGETLADELPLLKRDGGFLRDGANPELDEVRALRDQSRRVIAGLQLQYADETGIKSLKIKHNNVLGYFIEVTAGNAGPMTDTAEAKARFIHRQTMANAMRFTTTELADLESRIANAADRALQIELAAFDRMTAAVVAEAEAIKAGARALAVIDVAAALALLAEEQAYCRPLVDGSKMFAIEGGRHPVVEQALRRQSSGPFVANNCDLSPVADGKDGAIWLLTGPNMGGKSTFLRQNALIAILAQMGCFVPATSAHIGIVDRLFSRVGASDDLARGRSTFMVEMVETAAILNQATDRSLVILDEIGRGTATFDGLSIAWAAVEHLHEANRCRGLFATHFHELTVLSEKLARLSNATMRVKEWDGDVIFLHEVGPGAADRSYGIQVARLAGLPASVVARARDVLTRLEDADRKNPASQLIDDLPLFQVAVRREDTNRGPSKVEETLKGMSLDDMTPREALDALYALKKQVK is encoded by the coding sequence GTGAACGACAGAATGGATCCTCGACACGAAGCCTTTTCGGCTGCCGAACTCGCAACGGAGGAAAGCCGCGCTTCGGCGACGCCGATGATGGAGCAGTTCATCGAGATCAAGGCGAACAATCCGGATTCGCTGCTCTTCTATCGCATGGGCGATTTCTACGAGCTGTTCTTCGAGGACGCGCTCGATGCGTCGCGCGCGCTCGGCATCACGTTGACGAAGCGCGGCCAGCACATGGGCCAGGATATCCCGATGTGCGGTGTGCCGGTTCATGCGGCCGACGACTATCTGCAGCGGCTGATCGGTCTCGGTTTCCGCGTCGCTGTCTGCGAGCAGGTGGAAGACCCGGCGGAAGCGAAGAAGCGCGGCTCGAAGTCGGTCGTCAAGCGTGACGTCATCCGTCTCGTCACGCCCGGCACGATCACCGAAGAAAAGCTGCTTTCGCCGTCCGAATCCAACTACCTGATGGCGCTCACCCGTATCCGCGGCGCCTCCGAACCGCTGATGGCGCTTGCCTGGATCGACATTTCGACCGGTGTTTTCCGTGTTGCCGAGACTGAGAGTTCACGCCTGCTGGCCGATATCCTGCGCATCGAGCCCCGGGAGCTGATCGTTCCCGATACGATGTTCTACGATCCGGAACTGAAGCCCGTCTTCGACGTGCTGGGCCGGGTGGCCGTGCCGCAACCGGGCGTCCTGTTCGACAGCGCCACCGCCGAAGGCCGGATCACGCGCTATTTCGGCGTCTCGACGCTCGATGGCTTCGGGACATTTTCTCGTGCCGAACTCGCCGCAGCGGCAGCGGCGATCGCCTATGTCGAGAAGACCCAGATCGCCGAGCGCCCGCCGCTTGGAAAGCCAGAGCGGGAAAGCGGTGCCTCGACACTGTTTATCGATCCGGCGACACGCGCCAATCTCGAACTGGCAAAGACGCTGTCAGGCGACCGGAACGGCGCGCTGCTGAAGGCGATTGACCGTACCATCACCGGTGGCGGCGCCCGTCTACTTGCCGAGCGGCTGATGTCGCCGCTGACAGATCCGGCGAGGATCAACGAACGTCTCGATTCCATCGGTTTCCTGATCGAGGAGCCGTCGCTCTGTGGCGACCTGCGGGATGCCCTGAAGCATGTGCCCGATATGCCGCGCGCCCTTTCGCGGCTGGCGCTCGATCGTGGCGGACCGCGCGATCTCTGGGCGATCCGCCAGGGCCTTGGCGCTGCGGCCGAGCTAGCGCGCCGGCTTTCGGATGCCCTGCTGCCGGGGGAGCTGGATGCTGCAGCAGCCGAGCTTCAAGCGCTCCCGCCCACGCTGGAGCGCATGCTTGGCGAAACGCTGGCCGACGAGCTACCGCTGCTGAAGCGCGACGGCGGGTTTCTACGCGACGGCGCCAATCCCGAACTGGACGAGGTCCGGGCGCTGCGCGATCAGTCGCGCCGGGTGATTGCCGGCCTGCAGCTGCAATATGCCGACGAAACCGGCATCAAGTCGCTGAAGATCAAGCATAACAACGTTCTCGGCTATTTCATCGAGGTCACCGCCGGCAATGCCGGTCCGATGACCGACACCGCGGAAGCCAAGGCACGCTTCATCCATCGCCAGACGATGGCCAACGCCATGCGCTTCACGACGACCGAGCTTGCCGATCTCGAAAGCCGCATTGCCAATGCCGCCGACCGGGCGCTGCAGATCGAGCTTGCCGCCTTCGACCGGATGACGGCTGCTGTCGTTGCCGAAGCCGAGGCGATCAAGGCCGGCGCCCGGGCACTTGCCGTGATCGACGTTGCCGCAGCACTGGCGCTTCTGGCGGAAGAGCAGGCTTATTGCCGCCCGCTCGTCGACGGCTCGAAGATGTTTGCGATCGAGGGTGGGCGTCACCCTGTCGTCGAGCAGGCGCTGCGCCGCCAGTCCTCCGGCCCCTTCGTTGCCAATAATTGCGACCTGTCGCCGGTCGCCGACGGCAAGGACGGCGCGATCTGGCTGCTGACCGGCCCGAACATGGGCGGTAAATCGACCTTCCTGCGGCAGAACGCGCTGATCGCGATCCTAGCGCAGATGGGCTGCTTCGTTCCGGCGACGTCGGCGCATATCGGCATCGTCGACCGTCTCTTCTCCCGCGTCGGCGCATCGGACGATCTGGCGCGCGGCCGTTCGACCTTCATGGTCGAGATGGTCGAGACCGCGGCGATCCTCAATCAGGCGACCGACCGCTCGCTCGTCATCCTCGACGAAATCGGCCGCGGCACTGCGACTTTCGATGGCCTCTCGATCGCCTGGGCCGCCGTCGAGCATCTGCATGAAGCGAACCGCTGCCGCGGGCTTTTTGCGACGCACTTTCACGAATTGACCGTGCTTTCGGAAAAGCTTGCCCGGCTATCGAACGCGACGATGCGTGTGAAGGAATGGGACGGCGACGTCATTTTCCTGCATGAAGTCGGCCCGGGCGCTGCCGATCGCTCCTATGGTATTCAAGTTGCCCGGCTGGCCGGTCTGCCGGCTTCCGTCGTTGCCCGTGCACGCGATGTGTTGACGCGGCTTGAAGATGCCGACAGAAAGAACCCGGCGAGCCAGCTGATCGACGACCTGCCGCTCTTCCAGGTGGCGGTGCGCCGCGAGGATACAAATCGCGGTCCGTCCAAGGTCGAGGAAACGCTGAAGGGCATGAGCCTCGACGACATGACGCCGCGTGAGGCGCTGGATGCGCTTTACGCATTGAAGAAACAAGTGAAGTAG